DNA sequence from the Vicia villosa cultivar HV-30 ecotype Madison, WI linkage group LG3, Vvil1.0, whole genome shotgun sequence genome:
AACAGGAAAATCCAAGTTATTCTACAAAGGGTGGATTACCTTATTGGAAAGGAAGATTagttataccaattaatagtagCTTGATACAGATGGCACCGGAAGAATACCATAATTCTCCAGTTGGGGGATACTAAGAACCATGGCCTGAATTGTATCTCAATTCTCAATTTTACTAGCAGAATATGAAATAGGATATTCAAGAGTTCATACAAACTTGCAATATTTGCCAACAAGAAACTACACATACTCTGTTGAATTCTCACGGGTTCAGTACTATCTTAGGGGTAATTGATAGACTGTCAAAATAGTCTCACTTAATGGCTCTCAAAAGTGATTACACCAGCAAATCGGTGGCAGAAGTGTTCATGAATCAAATTGTAAAGTTACAAGGACTGTCTGAGTCCATTGTTTCAGATAGAAACAAGTTGTTCACAGCTAACTTTTGGAAGAACTTGTTTTAGCTGCAGGGCACAACTTTAGCCATGTGTTATGTATACGGCATGCCATCCTTGTTGCCAATAATAAGCATATCAGTTTTTCGCTTCAAATTTAGTATATTTCACAGGGAACATAAGAATAtaccaaaataaaaatgtatgttgCATGTGTATAGTGTGAATCTTGAGAATAACAAATCTGAGTAGTGTCGGGAAGTGTCACGTTGGTTAGAAATATGGAGACTTATcatcttaaggttttgggtgagtaTATGGTGTATCTTTTACATGGTGTGTTGCTCATAAAAGAAGACCCTAACGTAAATGCTCCCTTCGTGTTGACCACCCGAATTATAGCCCTAATAATGGTATCATGAGTCTTTGGGTCGAGTGAAAGGACCGACTTACTTGTATCGAAATATTCAACTAGGTAGGAGGTGGCCCGTTGAAAAGTGTTAACGGCAGTACAAGTGTATGTGATAAAAAAGAGTTTCCGCTTGAGTGGGAGCATTGTggatagactcacacttgagggaaaGTGTTGGGAATAACAAGTTTGAGTAATGTTAATGTGGGGAAGTTTTACATTGGTTAAAAATGTGGAGACTtagaacccacacacctatcaacttaaattttggatgaatatgtggtgtgtctctcacaaggtATATGTTTTCCATAAAAAAAAGACCCCTATGTAAATGCTCTTTGGTGTTAACCCCTAAATTATAGCCCTAACATGGGACACAAGAATCCAACATCTGACACCATTTGTCGTACAATTTTTATAGAATTAACATGCAATTTAGTCTATAAACTATCACTCCTTCATCAATTTAATTTCTAagctattaaaataaattaaaaagttttCAAATTATTCATCTTCCCAACTATTCAGTCATTCATAACgactaaatatatgtttgtttCTCTGCTACCAAATCcctgattaaaatgaaattttggaacaTCCATTTCATGGACGATCTTAAGAGGTCATTGATATGATGGTTAGACGGGGAGATCCAAGATGGTGAATTCATTAGAAGAATTCAAAGACTTTGACTGACCACCTCACTTTTGATCGGAGAACCACAACGTTGGTGGGATGAAGTCAAAAATGACAGGGATGTAATGTCTATGATGTATGGATCAGATGAAATTGTTTTGacagttgtaatttcttagatattTTGTCATGTTAAATAATTTTACTGTTGCATGTGTTGTTGTTTTCGTCttgtttgagtttggtttgttgtAATCATCTgcttattgaataaaaaaaattaattaatttctaaaaataaattCCAAAGAGTGCATACAAAAATCATGTTGGGGAGTTGGTTGCACGATTGGGACAATGTGTTCCCGTGTGTCCGACCTGACGACATATATTATAATTTCTTTCTACCTTGTCAGTCgtatccatttcggttctaatacgAGTGTTGTTGGGGCGATCATTTTTCTTCCTTCGCATTCtgtcgttgtgccaaactactTCCCCTTCATACGCAGGCCAATAATCCTATTTTGCTACAAGTGGAAAGCCATTGTTGTAGACGGCGAGCAAGGCTTCGGCCTTGTAAACGAGAGATAGCAGTCTTAATGCATATCAATGAATATATGAGCACGCTgcaatgacatgggagcaaggcatacgaaaggCCTGGTGGCTCATCTCTGACTGCATATTTGGGTTGTAGAAAATATCGAATAATGGCTTATCTCCGTTCAAGTTCGAGTTTTTCATGTGCGAAGGTGGTGTGTACACATGCGTTGGAGGTAATGGACCTTCTTCGTCATCTTCAGAATCATCGTTCACCAGGTGATCAACAGCGCCTACATGGTTTCCTATGCGACAAATTGAGCCTATAACACTATTTCATTTTACTCAATTTGTACTAAAAGTAActgtaataatttgttttttgTCTTTTCGGTTTAGGTTATGTGAAGAGGAATGAATTACAACAACAATCCTAGACGAAATGTCTCGCTGTATCGTAATCTTTTGGATCACATTGGACCAGATGATGTATTACCATTAAACTATTCATCTTAtaagtaatttatttaatattagctATCATCTAATAATTATATTTTCCttgcagtttatttggagaccATATCTAGGTCTGAACCATCAACCCAACCCCCGAAGATGCATAAATTTAGACTGCAAAAACAGAGATCATATAATTCAACGTCGTGGAGATGCACCACAGTGACTATACCAAACTGCAGTTTGGCATGCATCAAGAAATCCTGGGCCCCCCGACGTGTTTGGAACCATGGCATCTCCTTAGAGTCGACGCCCAAGGGAATTTCACCAATTGGAAACAATACGCTCCCAAATGATGTCATATGTAGAAGAGGCGTCGTCAACATGTCATATAATTCCCCATCACTCCTTACAAAATGAAACAAACTCAAAATTATATGAGTTGGTACAAATCAGTTACTATGCCTTAATAGTTTTTTATGTTCCACCCGAGGTATTTAATCGACTCACGCACACGAGCTATGTTGTCATCAAATGCCCAACACTCATACACCACCCAACAGACATCCACCACCCAACTTGTGAGGGCAAAGCTCTAATAAAGGGTTTCAAAGATGTCAAAACATGTCTTCGCAGTTTGGAAGTGCTACTAGTTGATAGGATGAACAAGGAAGCATGAAGGATCACAAAATTGACATTTTTGGACTTTTCAGGTGCATAGGTCGACTCACATAGTGCTCAGTTCGACTCATGccaaaagcaatatttttggataAGCCTCGAGAATGCTCAGGTCGACCCATAGGTCAACGCATCTTGGAAAACAAATTTGAAAAGCATGCGCCGACGCATGGCCCTGTTTAGGTCGACGCATGTCAAATTGGGAAACCCTCGGGAatgctcaggtcgacccatgGCTTAATGATTTTCCCTCCTGTCACTCTCGGGTATGCTCAGGTCGACTGCCTCAATTGCTCAGGTTGTGCTGAGCTGATTTAACGGTTGTGAGTTTAGGTTGTGCTAAAAGCTTCTGATTGGCTAAAGAGATCTCCATACTTAAACTCCCTTTTTTGTTGAAATATAGTCACCGAAAAACTTCAATTTTAAAGTTCATAAACCTAAAACTTCATGCATTTTCTACCAAAATGTTCTTTGTTACTCTCAAGTTTACTAAGATTCAAATGTTCAAAGAAAGATTCATTACTAtgtttgtaataaaaaaaaaaagaaaaaaaaataaacaatattacACAATGGACTTTAATCctgtctttcattttttttcacctTCATTCTCCATCCTTTCTATCTCTCTTAATCTCACTCTCACtcattatttaaaaacaaaatataataaaaaaatagaatgaaATTAAGAGAGATAAAGAAGAAGGAGaggaaatgaaaagaaaataaaagagaaatctAAAATGTGACTCaatattattattcattataaatatatttaaattctataaatcttaaaaatattaaatgtcaaaatcaatcttaaaataattttacattgttAACTACTATACATTCTTTCAATTTAAGTCATATTTAAACTTTTAAATAACTTACATAATATGGTAGAATAATATATTTGTATTGAATGACTGTGTAAAATATTTTGCATTGTGTTGTTAATATCAATTATACTGTATACTTATGTATTTGTTTATATTTAACCACGATATTTGTCTATATTTAACCACGCAGGGAGTACAAAGTTTTGAACATAATCCCTGTGAATAATCATCACTTAAAAATCGCTGAAAAACTCGGATAAGGTAATGCCAgcaaagcaaagaaagaaaacctTCTAGAAAACGCGATTCTGGGAATAAGCAGCTGAAAAGTTAAGTTCAGTGAATACAGTGAATAGTAATGAGATGCAGAAATGGAAGTATCTAACCGATGTTGAAAGAAAGAACAAGAAGCATGACATTGACATGCTTATACAATTTCACCCATTCAACATCACACACTCATCATCATAACTATAATTCCCTTATTACCCCCACCTTTTCCACTCTCCGCAACAACCATAAACCTCTCTTTCATTTATTTCAGGGTATTCTCAGACCTACAATTCGATCATTTTCTACCACAATCACTTCTTCGTGTAAAGCCATGGCGAGTTTCGATTCTGATTCTGTAACTTATCTCAAACAACAAGAAGCCGCTGAGATTGATGAAACTCTCATGGGTCCTCTTGGCTTCAGTGTCGATCAGCTCATGGTTATTAATCTTCATCGCATTCTTTGCTTCTTCATTTTCATGTTATTTCTCAACAATTTCGATTTTGATTCGCTCTGAATTCCTAATTTGCAGGAATTGGCTGGTTTGAGCGTTGCTACATCCATATATGAGGTAGGTTTCATTCTGTTTTTGTATAAGTTATTTTCATTATCTATCCTAAAGAGCTTATGGAAATAAGCTGAAAACAACTTATGGATTTCTCGTAAGTGCTTATGTCAGTAGATAAGTTCAGTTAAGTTGTTCTAAATACTCTATAACTGAATCATGAAAGTTTCTTGAGTTGTTTTCGTTTTCAGGTTTATAAACCGAGCGAGTATAATCGTGTTCTTATTGTATGTGGTCCTGGTAACAATGGTGGTGATGGTCTGGTGGCTGCCCGTCATCTACACCACTTTGGTTATAAGCCCTTGGTCTGTTATCCGAAGCGTACCCCCAAGCCTCTTTATGCTGGGTTAGTTACTCAGGTACTATGGAAACTCAAGTTAACAAGATTTAGAATCACTTTTTCGGTTTTTTAGTTCTTATAAGTTATATCATCATGACATTTATTTCCTTGGGTTTAATATGAGTTGCTGATGTTGTACATAGCTTGAAGCGCTGTCAATCCCTTTCTTGTCGGTAGAAGATCTGCCCTCTGATTTCTCTAAGGACTTTGATATTCTAGTAGATGCTATGTTTGGATTCTCATTTCATGGtactttatattttaaaataatggtTGCTTACAGTCCTTGCATATTGACTTCATTCTCACTAATGTTTTTAAAACTGGGATTTAACATCATACGGTGATACTATTGTTACTTCTGTTCTATGCTTATTAACTCCTCAGAAATATTTTATACGCCTTTTCACTATGGAACTTGCTTGTGGGATCACTATTAGAATAGATATGAATTCTAGCTACAACTATGATCGATAGTGTGCAGCAGACTTTCCAAATCTTCTTGTAAAGTTTGGATTCATTGCACAAAGTTATTTAAATCAGATTGCTACGACTCTGAATTCTGAACTACTGTCTAAGTTTCTGGACAAAAATTCATTTTAtcttatattatttggatttcttATCTTCTAATTATACAGGTTCTCCTAGGCCTCCCTTTGATGATTTGATCCAAAGACTCGTTTCTTTAAGTAATCATAACCATACAGGCCAAAAAAGATCGGTTATAGTCTCTGTAGATATTCCCTCTGGGTGGCATGTTGAAGAAGGAGACGTAAATGACATAGGATTTAAACCTGATATGTTGGTATGTTTCGAGGGCATAATctgttttgttgtttgtttatttaaACATTGGAATTTAGATATAACATCCTAAGATATTTCGTTCTAATGGTAGGCAGACCCACTGATATACCAAATTTTTGTAGATCTCTTTGACAGCACCAAAATTATGTGCAAAAAAGTTTGGCGGCCCTCACCACTTTTTAGGAGGTAGATTTGTCCCACCTGCTATTGCTGAAAAGTATAAGCTTATACTTCCACCATATCCTGGAACATCCACGTGTGTCCGAATCGGAAAGCCTCCTCAAATTGATATTTCAGCTCTACGAGAGAACTATATCTCTCCAGAATTTCTTGAAGACGAGGTGGAGGCAGACCCCTTTAATCAGGTAATGTTCGTGTAAAATAAACTGTTTATCACAACTTCACAAGGTTACTGCTGTGCTTCCTTTTCCCTGTTGGTGGTTAATGACTTGAGCATAATCTAGTTTAGTTTCCCATTTCGAGTATTTTGAGTACTCAGATCTTCTATGACTACTTGTCAATCTATATATGTATTCTGTTGTATTTGTTACCTGCAGTTTCGTAAATGGTTTGATGATGCACTGGCTGCGAGTTTAAAGGAACCAAATGCTATGGCTTTGTCAACTGTAGGGAAGGATGGAAAACCGTAAGATCTGCCTctatatttttgttaaaatactGTCTTAAGATCAGTATTGTAGTAAGAGCTTTAGTTCTGAATCTgtgatttatataatatttaaaatccaCATTTTTCTAATTTTGTGTTTGAACTATTGGTTATGTAAAGTTATTTGTACCCAGTCTCTGGTTATTTAGTTTTATTTGTTGTATGTATTCGGGTATGTATTTGGTGTGGCAGTTATTTGAGTGGTTATGGCAATTACCGGTAGTTAAATATACACACGTAGAGTGATAATGGGGGTGTCTCTTCTCTTATCGTTTGTGCAGTGTTTGAATTTTGAAGGTGGAAACTCCTAATTAGGGGAAAACCCTGTATATTGGTGTATCATTGCAATAAGAACTATAATTCTAGTTTATATCAGAATAATCAATAGTCATATTTTCCCAATTCTGTGTTTGAActcttaaatttaattaaaatgaatttcTGTCCCACCATAATATGATCAGTATTGGaacattttcaatttaatttactTCCATTGGCTGCAGCTCATCACGGATTGTATTGCTAAAAGGCTTTGATAAGGATGGATTTGTGTGGTCAGTAATAGTCTGCTATTTTTATGTTAGAATTGCTTTGGCATTGCTATACAGAAAATTGTTATTTGTGTTCACCTACTGCAATTGCTTTGTACAGGTTCACGAACTACGAAAGTCAAAAGGGACGTGCGTTGTCTGAAAATCCACATGCATCAATTCTTTTTTATTGGGATGGTTTAAACCGGCAGGTGATTATTGTTTTCATTCTAGCTTGCCACATCTTcagattgatttgttttgtttaaagAACTGTCGGCATTGACTTTTCATGCAAAGGAGTATCTAGAATGAAAAAGGGGgataagaaaaatatttgatcGTTATAACTTCTGAAGAGAATGTTTAAGATTGTGGATGATTAAAAATCTTTCAGATGATATAACTTGGGAATTCAGAATATCTATAATCAACTTTATTTATGAATCTTGCTGCATCCATGAGAGTATCAAGACAAAGAAGTGACATAGTGATAGAATAATGCTCTCTATCAGGCAAGTGTGTATGTGCGCGGGCGCGTAATAAGCAGAAATTGAGTTAGGAGTGAGGAGGAATTAATAAAAGCTATTGTAACTGTCCATAAATAGTTAGAAACGAGGCTTGTTAATAGAAGAATAAAGTTGAGGTGGGGCGGCTGTCAATTTTAAGAGTTAGGGTGGAAGGATTCTTGTTCCTCGAAGTACCTAGGAGTATATTATATCAATTTCATTCATTCCAGAGACAAATATTAGCCtgttattttcatttttctgttacattctttttctttctcttgtaTTCTGGGCCAGCTTTTTTTAGGCACAAATTTTGGTCTAGATTTATTACATAGAAAAAGCATATTTTGGTATTGTAGCTCCTAAGTTTTTTATTAAAAGAGAAGTGTTGGTATCCGACTCCTTGACCTTTACCTAAATCCATGGAGAACCTTGTCACCTCACCTCTACTTTTAAAAATCATGAGATTTGACCTTCTTTGGGGCTTGGCCATTTTTCTTAAGATTCAGTTGGGGGGTCCTTAAGGTCTTGATTTGTTAATGTGCTGATTTGCTTTTAATTTTTTGAAGTCTACATGAATATTgtttgggtcatgctaacatgtgccctaagggcacatgttaaggatactataattagaaaaagttagatataattaaatgcaataaagtcatatttaaagtttcgatatattgaatgcacgcgttccaagaaaatttttctataaatatctcattaacttgtgcccttggagcacatgttagcttttcccataTTGTTTTTCTATATTAATGAGTCTTGCTCAGACAGTTGAAAatattaatcaagaaaatattgtgcaatatttttaaatttctgGTGAGGGTTCCGTGAAAATGTATGATGTGATTGGTGtcttcttatttttgttttgctcTTTTATGAACAAATTACTAACCCGGTTCTTGAtccttattatcttttgtttcacCTACTAAAAGTTACATTTGATTAGTTATACTACAGAGTACATAAAACTTCCAATTTTATAGAGTGATAGTTAAAACATGACCTATATCTTCGGACAACTAGCAATAGAAGTGAATCTATATGAACTAAAGTTCATTTCTGCTGTTCAAAttgataatttaatttttgttgttattttgcaTTTGCTGACTTGTGTTATTGGTTAAGAAACAAAAAGGTCTCTTTTTATACATCAGCATAACTTCTATGAATATATATACTTGGAGAAAATTAGTCAAAATGCAGTAGTATTACTTATAAAAAAGGATTGCTCGAACTGTGGTCTGTATACCAATTTAATATGATGGTTCCGGCTTTATATTACATAATTCATGTCACTCTGCTTTTTTGGAGGCTTGTTACGTAACTCATTGATAATGATACTCACAATGTTTAAGAACAATTTAATTATTTGCTGTTGATTCACTTTTTATTGCTTTCTTCTAGGTACGTGTGGAGGGGTATGTTCAGAAAATTTCTGAAGAGGAATCAGAGCAGTATTTCCATAGCCGTCCTAGAGGAAGTCAGATTGGAGCAATAGTCAGCAAGCAGGTCTACTTCTGTTTCATTCTACTTAATCCAGGgtctttttttttgacaaataatTAATCTAGGTATTATATATAGAAGTCAAAACTAATGTATACtaatattttcaatttcttgGTCATTAGAGTTCTGTAGTGCCGGGTAGGCATGTTCTTTATGATCAATACAAAGAATTGGAACAAAAATATGCTGATGGGTAAGTTATTTGTTAAAATCATTTTGCCTCAATATTGAGTTCTGAATTCTGATACATATATTATAGTCTTATTTGATGGTTGAtagttgaaaattttatttttctacaaCTCCCCTTGGCCTGGACATGGATATCTGATTAACTTTCGTCTCATTTGGCCTAGACATTTCCTCTTTCTACCATTTGTTAATTCAAGGGAATTTAGAAATAATTCTTATATTTTCTGCTGCAGAAGTGTAATCCCTAAACCTAAAAACTGGGGAGGATACAGGTTAACACCACATCTTTTTGAGTTCTGGCAAGGACAGAAATCTCGCTTGCATGACAGGTGGTTACTCTCTAGTTTTTGATAGCTTGTTTGTTTTCAAATAGCCTATTTTAACATGTATGAAGCCAAACATGTATGATAGCTTGTTTGTTTTTGATAGCAGATTCAgttaaataaacaattttttacAGGCTACACCGAAAATTTACAATGATAATCTTTTGCTACATCTTTCTTACCTCATTAGTCTTCCCTCATGTTGCACCTTATCTCGTGGCTatctacattatttttatttttttgcattcTATTGAAGTATTTGAGATTTCCTTTCCTTAGAGCTTTTGAAATCCTAGTCAAAGAAGTATCACTTCCTTTTGTTTACCTACAACAGTACTCAATGTGAGgtaaattttctttaaaaagttTCATTTGATACTTATATGCATATTTAATTGACAGGTTGCAATATGTTCCCCATGAGATCGATGGACAAAATCTGTGGAAGATTGAGCGGTTGGCTCCCTGATTATTTTACTTATTGTTCAATATCTCAACATGTGAAAAATAAGAGATTACTTGTTTCTATTTATTAACATTTTTTCCAAATAAATGTGGTTGTACTTGTTTCTGATTGGGATATGCAGTTGCATTGGAATCATCCACAATGTTATATATGCTGTTATTGTTAGTGACACGTTCTTTGGCTGAAGACAAACTAAAATGGAAGGTGAATATGCAAGTATATTTGCTCGCTGCGTTTAGCCTATGTTATATCTATTATTTAGGGTTAGGGGTGTTCGCGTGCGGTTTAGgcagttttgacgaaaaaaatcatccgaaccgtaaGAGAAAAAATCACGcggtttggtttgattcggttggtttttagaaaaaaaccaaatcaaaccaatatggtttggtttggttcggttggttcggttttttacaaatattttattgattcatacatatatagatgacaacataactttctATTTAggcattcatacactatcaaataacaacaaaactcgtcatattttgacaacatatgtaaaaattaaattatacaaaaataaaataataaacataaaataatagcataaaacaatataaaattattataat
Encoded proteins:
- the LOC131660908 gene encoding pyridoxine/pyridoxamine 5'-phosphate oxidase 1, chloroplastic isoform X1 encodes the protein MLKERTRSMTLTCLYNFTHSTSHTHHHNYNSLITPTFSTLRNNHKPLFHLFQGILRPTIRSFSTTITSSCKAMASFDSDSVTYLKQQEAAEIDETLMGPLGFSVDQLMELAGLSVATSIYEVYKPSEYNRVLIVCGPGNNGGDGLVAARHLHHFGYKPLVCYPKRTPKPLYAGLVTQLEALSIPFLSVEDLPSDFSKDFDILVDAMFGFSFHGSPRPPFDDLIQRLVSLSNHNHTGQKRSVIVSVDIPSGWHVEEGDVNDIGFKPDMLISLTAPKLCAKKFGGPHHFLGGRFVPPAIAEKYKLILPPYPGTSTCVRIGKPPQIDISALRENYISPEFLEDEVEADPFNQFRKWFDDALAASLKEPNAMALSTVGKDGKPSSRIVLLKGFDKDGFVWFTNYESQKGRALSENPHASILFYWDGLNRQVRVEGYVQKISEEESEQYFHSRPRGSQIGAIVSKQSSVVPGRHVLYDQYKELEQKYADGSVIPKPKNWGGYRLTPHLFEFWQGQKSRLHDRLQYVPHEIDGQNLWKIERLAP
- the LOC131660908 gene encoding pyridoxine/pyridoxamine 5'-phosphate oxidase 1, chloroplastic isoform X2 yields the protein MASFDSDSVTYLKQQEAAEIDETLMGPLGFSVDQLMELAGLSVATSIYEVYKPSEYNRVLIVCGPGNNGGDGLVAARHLHHFGYKPLVCYPKRTPKPLYAGLVTQLEALSIPFLSVEDLPSDFSKDFDILVDAMFGFSFHGSPRPPFDDLIQRLVSLSNHNHTGQKRSVIVSVDIPSGWHVEEGDVNDIGFKPDMLISLTAPKLCAKKFGGPHHFLGGRFVPPAIAEKYKLILPPYPGTSTCVRIGKPPQIDISALRENYISPEFLEDEVEADPFNQFRKWFDDALAASLKEPNAMALSTVGKDGKPSSRIVLLKGFDKDGFVWFTNYESQKGRALSENPHASILFYWDGLNRQVRVEGYVQKISEEESEQYFHSRPRGSQIGAIVSKQSSVVPGRHVLYDQYKELEQKYADGSVIPKPKNWGGYRLTPHLFEFWQGQKSRLHDRLQYVPHEIDGQNLWKIERLAP